Proteins from a genomic interval of Lycium ferocissimum isolate CSIRO_LF1 chromosome 2, AGI_CSIRO_Lferr_CH_V1, whole genome shotgun sequence:
- the LOC132046245 gene encoding equilibrative nucleotide transporter 3-like: MTIAASRKSSSPTRLEGKFSGMLVCWILGLGSLVSWNSLLSIGDYYYALFPNYHPSRVLTLVYQPFALGTMAILAYNEAKVDTRKRNLAGYILFTLSTLALILLDLATSGKGGIGNYIGVCAIVGCFGVADACVQGGMVGDLSFMCPEFIQSFFAGLAASGALTSGLRLMTKAAFENSNNGLRKGVMLFLAISTFFEFLCILLYAFIFPKLPVVKYYRTKAAAEGSTTVAADLAAAGIGSQPIEKADNDAKQPERLSTKQLFYQNIDYALDLYLIYVITLSIFPGFLYENTGTHNLGSWYPLLLIAMYNGWDLIARYIPLIEKIKLKSRRGLMMAVLSRFLLIPCFYFTAKYGDQGWMIFLVSFLGLTNGYLTVCVMTAAPQGYKGPEQNALGNLLVLFLLGGIFSGVALDWLWIIGNGKF, from the exons ATGACTATTGCTGCTTCACGTAAAAGTTCAAGTCCTACTAGGCTTGAG GGGAAATTTTCAGGTATGCTGGTTTGTTGGATTCTGGGACTTGGATCACTTGTTTCTTGGAATAGTTTACTGAGCATAGGAGATTACTACTATGCACTGTTTCCG AATTATCATCCATCAAGGGTACTCACCCTAGTGTATCAGCCATTTGCACTTGGAACAATGGCAATTCTTGCATATAATGAGGCAAAAGTTGATACAAGAAAGCGCAACTTAGCTGGATATATTCTTTTTACCTTAAGCACATTAGCGCTTATACTG TTGGATTTGGCAACTTCCGGTAAGGGTGGAATAGGAAATTACATTGGTGTATGTGCCATAGTAGGTTGTTTTGGAGTTGCAGATGCATGTGTTCAAGGTGGAATGGTTGGAGATTTATCATTCATGTGCCCTGAGTTCATTCAA TCGTTTTTCGCTGGTCTTGCTGCATCTGGTGCACTTACCTCGGGTTTAAGGCTAATGACAAAGGCAGCTTTTGAAAACAGTAACAACGGTCTACGCAAAGGAGTTA TGTTGTTCCTTGCCATATCGACATTCTTTGAATTCCTATGCATCCTTCTATATGCATTCATCTTCCCTAAGCTACCAGTTGTGAAGTACTATCGGACAAAGGCAGCTGCAGAAGGATCAACAACTGTTGCAGCAGACTTAGCTGCTGCAGGCATTGGATCTCAACCGATCGAAAAA GCTGATAATGATGCTAAACAACCAGAACGTCTGAGCACCAAACAATTGTTTTACCAGAACATTGATTATGCATTGGACTTGTACTTGATTTATGTCATCACTTTATCAATTTTTCCTGGATTCTTGTACGAGAACACTGGTACACACAATTTGGGCTCATG gtACCCTCTACTTCTGATAGCAATGTACAATGGTTGGGATCTGATAGCAAGATACATTCCACTGATAGAGAAAATCAAGCTTAAATCACGAAGAGGCCTCATGATGGCGGTCCTCTCTCGTTTCTTGTTGATTCCTTGCTTCTACTTCACGGCAAAATATGGTGATCAAGGCTGGATGATATTTCTGGTATCCTTCTTGGGACTAACAAATGGTTATCTCACTGTTTGTGTCATGACAGCTGCTCCTCAAGGATACAAG GGGCCTGAGCAAAATGCATTGGGTAACTTGCTAGTGTTATTCTTACTAGGTGGAATATTTTCTGGTGTTGCTTTAGATTGGTTGTGGATTATTGGTAATGGAAAATTCTGA